The DNA sequence ATGTCGCTACAGatgccgccacctcgccgaCGGCCACAACCAGAGAGCCAGAATCTCAGGTCTACAACGCCAAGTTGCATTTCCTTCAGCAACAGGCTGCGGGGACGGCATGGAAGTCTGCCCTGAAGGCGCCGGAGCGGCGCACCGTCCCATTCCATAGCGCCCTCGGCACGGTGGAGTTGCCGCACCGCCCTTTCTCGTGCTCAGGTGCGTCACCTGGCATGAGTGACGGTGGAGGTAGCGCGTCCTCGCTGGCCTTCAttggcgcggcgcagggCTACGTGTACGGCCTCAAGGACCGCCTGCTCGTGAAAGAGGTGTGCCAGCACACGGCACACAACTTTCAGAAGGTCCAGAAGGCAGTACGCAGTGTGCAGCGGACGCTGAAGGACGGGGTGAAGGTGTACACCAGggcagccgcggccgcgatgaaggcgatggaggcgaaggagctgaaagcggcagcgaaggcgtGTCAAGTTCAAcgagcaaaggagagggcTGCCAAGAAAAAGGAGGTCGAGGAACGCCGTGCGGCccgacgcgccgctgcggctgccgcggctgagGACCGCTCTGACAAGGAGGActacgaggaggaggaggaggaggaggagctcgaggAGCTCGAGGAAGAAgttgaggaggacgaggttgaggaggacgaggagccAAACAtggaggagacagagaagtTGGGGTACACCAGTGAGGCCGCAGACGGAGAGGAGAACGGTGTCGAGGGTATGGCATTAACCTTCACCAGGGATAACTTGGCGCCTCGTCGACCGGCTTCGTGGAAGAAACtgacggaggagcagcgcgcggcTCTTGAGGCGTTCTTCGCGGcacaggagaagaagcgcgatGAGCAAATCACGGCGCTGCGAAAGTcggtggaggcgcacctgACGCAACTGCAGCCGCTCACCAAGACGCCGTACCATCGCTCTCGTGAGCAATTCTCAAACCTGCCGTACACCACGATgggctgtgtgcgtggcggATCGGCGGTTGTGTCGCTAGCGCCCGCCTCACTGGTGCCAGGGTGCGACAAGGTCTACGTCACCCAGGCTAACTCgatcgctgctgttgctgtgcagTTTGGTGTGACAAATCTGTGAGTCATGTGAGGATGTGGCCTACTCAGCAGCCTCATTTGCGCTGTTGTGATGTCTTCTCTTACCCCCACTCTTGCGCTCTCACTTTTTTAGTTCACGTAATGCTCGTCCTTTCCCCAGCCGCATCTGCTCCATCCAGTTTTGGTCTTGTCGTTGCTACGGGTGATGGCAGAAGTAGTGCATGTCgtagtgctgctgaggaCACGActggtgcgcgtgcgtccaTCGGTTGGCGTCTTGTCGTGTAGATGTATGCGTCTTTGCTTTTTGCTAggctttttttctcctttccctcgtcTCGATGTACATAAGCGCCTACCCGTGCAGTATGCGTGCCGTCGTGGCTCGCTCTCCTTGTTGTCTTTTGCAAGACGCCCTTACACGTACCAAGGCACgatttcttctttccttcctcgctggtctctctctcttcgccttccCACCCCCGCTTGTTCCAGCGCTGTGATGCATcactgttctctctcttttttgtccATGTGTTAGCTGCATGTCTCACGTGTGATGAACGTCCCATGAACTCAAACGAAATGTGGAGAAACGCGAGCGCTGTTGACGGCAACGCCGCGACCGCCACAGATGACTTGTTGTCTAAAGCAGCACTGCAGGGGGACACCGACGTGCACCCCCTCGCCGCCTTCAACGTGAGGGAAATCAACCCGTCCCCCCCTCGTGCcgtctttccctttcgttATTCGTCtgcgtgtatgtatgtatgtgcctgtgcgtgtggagcaACCCCCACGTTGGCGGCTCAAtacccctccttccctctccccataTGGCCTCTTTGTTTCGTGTGTTGCATgtactctcctctctctctcccaaCTTGCCTTTCTCACCGGCTATTTTTCTCCACtctctaccccctccctacTCCTCCTTTCACACCCTCCATTGACCCCTAACACCACAACACATGCGCGTCCACTTGTATCTCTGTGCgcatgtctgtgcgtgtgcgcgcactcGCGCGTTCCTACGGCTGCGCCAACCTCTCCTTTCCACTACTACCAccacttcctcctttcgTCTCATGACGCTACAGCAGGGAATTCACCTCAgtttcttttgcttctccttcctcaaATCTAGGCGCGTGCTTCACTTGGAGCCATGTCTCACCACATGAAGATTAAGGACCTGCGCGAGAAGGGCAAGGATGATCTTCTCAAGAAGCTGACGGAGTACAAGAAGgagctgtcgcagctgcgcgtggtgcagcagacGGGCGGCGCCGAGGCCCGCCTGGGCCGCATCCGCTCGATCCGCAAGAGCATTGCGCGCATCCTGACGGTGCTGAACCAGAACGAGCGCCAAAACCTGAAGAAGTTCTACTCGGACGGCAAGATGCGCAGCAAGATGccgaaggtgctgcgcgccaagctgacacaccgccgccgccttgcgcTGAAGGACAACGAGAAAAACCGCAAGACGTTacaccagctgcgccaggcgCACAAGTACCCCAAGCGCGTGTACGCCGTGCGAATCTAGCAAGGCTGGGGCCAAGCGAGACCGTCTCTTTTTagccctgtgtgtgtgtgtgtgtgtgcggcgtACCAAAGCACAGCAACGGTGATGGGTGCAATAGCGAGTGATCGTTAGCGCACTCCTCCATTGGTCAGTAAAGGGGCCGAGGGACGAGGCTGGCCCGGCGTGTTTTGTTTGACGTGCGAAATAAGATGGAAAACAGAGtagggggcgaggggggagtCAAAGTGAGCGTCTTGCCACTGAAGGTGTGGTGCCGCCGactcacttctctctttccccctctctcctctttctcctctgtACTCTCCACGCTCTACCTCTGCTAACGCCCTCCCTACTGatcccccctttcttccaccttctcctgctTGTGTCATGAGCCCGCTCGACACGTCTACGCGAGCCCTTTTGAGAACTCTTCAGTGGTTTTCGTGGCCTCGGCGGGATggctgcagcatcgctgaCCCCACCTACGGGGGCAGTGACAGCGCCCTGCCCGTTGTTGCTTCCCTGCCCCCATTGGccatttctttctctccacgGCTTCCCtgtcctttttcttttgttctTTGCCATTTCTTTCCCCTATCACCCGAagcgaacaacaacaataaAATGCACCAGCAACCTCAAGGCCCATGCAGCAGTGGGTGGACGCCAGCGACTGTTCCACGGCCTCGCAGGCGCTCCTCTATTCTCCACgcgtgcacgcacgcacgcaacgTGCCCTTTGCCACTGTGGagagttttttttttgggaggggtggtggtggtggtggagttTGTATCTccgccccccttctctctcgctgtacgtgtgtgtatcaGAGGCTGCGCGTTGCGTTGTCGCTTCCACTCGAGCCTTTTTCGTGAGTCTCCCCCTATGGCGGAGATCAAGAGGCGTGACTACGTGGCCGGTAGTTGCCCCCTCCAGCCCACGAGCTGACTCGATAGACAAGAGATTACGCTGGGTATGCGTTAGGGTCGTTGCTGTGGACATGGGGTACGGCAGCTGCACTTGTGTTTGAGCGTGATCTCCTGCATCTGGAGACTCATGTCAACTTGATGCCAACCTTGATTGTTCAAACTAGGAGCATCACCCCCTGTTCTCTCCATGACTCTCCTCTCACCGTTTCTTTcatccctcctttccctctctctgctcgtgCCTGTCTTATTATCGCGGACTGCGCGGAATGTCTGCCTCACGCCGGCAATCGCACCACTGGCGCTTTTCGCCACTACTTCACTACGCTACGCCATCGTCATGGCAATCCTAATCGCTCTCACTGTCGCTTCCGTTTGCCCGACGCTATTCGCGCTTTTCTCGCACAAAGAGTTACCCTACTCGGCGCCATGTCTCACCACATGAAGATTAAGGACCTGCGCGAGAAGGGCAAGGATGATCTTCTCAAGAAGCTGACGGAGTACAAGAAGgagctgtcgcagctgcgcgtggtgcagcagacGGGCGGCGCCGAGGCCCGCCTGGGCCGCATCCGCTCGATCCGCAAGAGCATTGCGCGCATCCTGACGGTGCTGAACCAGAACGAGCGCCAAAACCTGAAGAAGTTCTACTCGGACGGCAAGATGCGCAGCAAGATGccgaaggtgctgcgcgccaagctgacacaccgccgccgccttgcgcTGAAGGACAACGAGAAAAACCGCAAGACGTTacaccagctgcgccaggcgCACAAGTACCCCAAGCGCGTGTACGCCGTGCGAATCTAGCAAGGCTGGGGCCAAGCGAGCGTGAGGATGGCGGGAGGAACGGCCAGGCGaactcgcttttcttttgccaCTGTGCTTCTAAAATGCTGACAATGACGAGCACACGGCGATAGGCGCGGCGCACAGAATGGCGAGCTGTAAAAGTGGACCGAGAGCCCAGCAGTGGTCGAGGCtgtggaaggagaggggaggcggcagctgGTGGAGGCTACAGCCGCACGGATGCAGCTGTAGCCGCATTgatcactctctctctcttcccctcatCTGCGCGCGTTCTCTTTTtattgccgccgccgtcaaaCCGATGTGGccgtctcccctcctccgcctttgACGAATaccgcctgtgcctgtgtctgAGCATCGGCGCATTTTTCACATGTCGGCCTCTCCCCCGCTCTTCtgcgctccctcctccctcctctccctgtggtgctcgccagctcctccCCTGCCGCCTTTGGGGGTTTCTCATTTCGACGTTATTTCACCTCTCTCGAACCACCACTATCACAGAGGACGCATGCAACGCGCTGGCATCGTCTTCAGCCTTTGCCGCCCGGGTGCGAAAACGTctcacgccccccccctcccatttgcacaccgcctcctcttGTTGCATCGCTTTGCGCCAGAGACTCCAGGagcggggaagggagggagaagaaagagccATGAGGCGActtcatcttctctctcttcgtgcaTTCTATGCAGTGCTCTCCGGCGACATACATCTCCAGTTGCTTGGCCTCGTCGGGCTTCAGAATTAGAGGCCTGCAATATCAGCGTCTCTCGCGCAGGTTATGTGCTACTCCTTTCCTAGTTCTGTGccaggcggtgctggcacAGGCTGCTGCATGCCATAATgattcctcccccctttttctttcccgg is a window from the Leishmania panamensis strain MHOM/PA/94/PSC-1 chromosome 26 sequence genome containing:
- a CDS encoding hypothetical protein (TriTrypDB/GeneDB-style sysID: LpmP.26.2290), coding for MPSRVTIRCLAAYTNDVEESGGGLVPLFVGREDGTVERYDAIQDAELGIPTVSFYAHRNAVTAIVALSPAELYTCSLDGTVKQWMLEEVEGASSLPSTGGLRARAVLVKSSAFPFAVCTMVQDGNDGVAAGQQRLFLGGVNGSLTLMDGDRRSTWPAHNGGALTTIAVDWNNSGSVITGGTDGLIYVWDMESGRPVCELRGHTGAITSLFVVPVPSSIPVVRSKRAPADPALFGSSTALPPASETKDVLVYADADEDGGSASCLVSCSEDSTLKVWLLPDLQEAAAEADLMEREQQQQQRHNSEDGASPQRRSVCISFQDIEPAKLVAEEVSEETVGVAPSSESSTDGAAVIAAATNASGEDVATDAATSPTATTREPESQVYNAKLHFLQQQAAGTAWKSALKAPERRTVPFHSALGTVELPHRPFSCSGASPGMSDGGGSASSLAFIGAAQGYVYGLKDRLLVKEVCQHTAHNFQKVQKAVRSVQRTLKDGVKVYTRAAAAAMKAMEAKELKAAAKACQVQRAKERAAKKKEVEERRAARRAAAAAAAEDRSDKEDYEEEEEEEELEELEEEVEEDEVEEDEEPNMEETEKLGYTSEAADGEENGVEGMALTFTRDNLAPRRPASWKKLTEEQRAALEAFFAAQEKKRDEQITALRKSVEAHLTQLQPLTKTPYHRSREQFSNLPYTTMGCVRGGSAVVSLAPASLVPGCDKVYVTQANSIAAVAVQFGVTNL
- a CDS encoding 60S ribosomal protein L35, putative (TriTrypDB/GeneDB-style sysID: LpmP.26.2300); amino-acid sequence: MSHHMKIKDLREKGKDDLLKKLTEYKKELSQLRVVQQTGGAEARLGRIRSIRKSIARILTVLNQNERQNLKKFYSDGKMRSKMPKVLRAKLTHRRRLALKDNEKNRKTLHQLRQAHKYPKRVYAVRI